In Streptomyces qaidamensis, one DNA window encodes the following:
- a CDS encoding vWA domain-containing protein: MQGVRTMERFRTRKALLALMAASGLLLTACSAGGDTGGGSRAADRPEYGTGEPAPAHGDEDGSSERDDLREDPGHLSTFALDVDTASYDYARRSLADGRLPDPSTVRPEEFVNSFRQDYERPDGDGFSVTVDGARTDDEDWSLVRVGLATRTAERSGERPPAALTFVIDVSGSMDEPGRLDLAKESLSVMTDRLRDDDSVALVTFSDEAETVLPMTRLDGNRDEIQDAVSDLDTQDSTNLGAGVETGYETAVEGLREGATNRVVLISDALANTGDTDADSILERISGERREHGITLFGVGVGSDYGDALMERLADKGDGHTVYVSDEDEARKVFSEQLPRNVDLTARDAKAQVAFDPETVEEFRLIGYDNRRVADEDFRDDRVDGGEVGPGHTVTALYAVRTAPGARGHLATATVRWLDPETRDPHEETGDLEADALDDSVWSASRGLRTAATAAYFADALGRGDHDLPDAPRLDELADHADDLADSTESEEIRRLAEAIGTANRMM; the protein is encoded by the coding sequence ATGCAGGGGGTACGGACGATGGAGCGGTTCCGGACACGAAAAGCGCTGCTCGCACTCATGGCCGCGAGCGGACTGCTGCTCACCGCGTGCAGCGCGGGCGGCGACACCGGCGGGGGCAGCAGGGCCGCCGACCGCCCCGAGTACGGCACGGGCGAACCCGCACCCGCCCACGGCGACGAGGACGGCTCGAGCGAGCGGGACGACCTCCGCGAAGACCCCGGCCACCTCTCCACCTTCGCCCTGGACGTCGACACCGCCTCCTACGACTACGCCCGGCGTTCCCTCGCCGACGGCCGGCTGCCCGACCCGTCGACGGTCCGCCCGGAGGAGTTCGTCAACAGCTTCCGCCAGGACTACGAACGCCCCGACGGTGACGGCTTCTCGGTCACCGTCGACGGCGCCCGCACCGACGACGAGGACTGGTCCCTGGTCCGTGTCGGCCTCGCCACCCGCACCGCGGAACGCAGCGGCGAACGCCCGCCCGCGGCCCTGACGTTCGTCATCGACGTCTCGGGCTCCATGGACGAACCGGGCCGCCTGGACCTCGCCAAGGAGTCCCTGTCGGTGATGACGGACCGGCTGCGCGACGACGACTCGGTCGCGCTCGTCACCTTCAGCGACGAGGCCGAGACCGTCCTGCCCATGACCCGTCTCGACGGCAACCGCGACGAGATCCAGGACGCCGTCTCCGACCTGGACACCCAGGACTCCACCAACCTCGGCGCCGGCGTCGAGACCGGCTACGAGACGGCCGTCGAAGGCCTGCGCGAGGGCGCCACCAACCGGGTCGTCCTCATCTCGGACGCCCTCGCCAACACCGGCGACACCGACGCGGACAGCATCCTGGAGCGCATCTCCGGCGAGCGCCGCGAGCACGGCATCACCCTCTTCGGCGTCGGCGTCGGCAGCGACTACGGCGACGCCCTCATGGAGCGGCTCGCCGACAAGGGCGACGGCCACACCGTCTACGTGTCCGACGAGGACGAGGCCCGCAAGGTCTTCTCCGAGCAGCTGCCGCGCAACGTCGACCTCACCGCCCGCGACGCCAAGGCGCAGGTCGCCTTCGACCCCGAGACGGTCGAGGAGTTCCGCCTCATCGGCTACGACAACCGCCGCGTCGCCGACGAGGACTTCCGCGACGACCGGGTCGACGGCGGCGAGGTCGGCCCCGGCCACACCGTCACCGCCCTGTACGCCGTGCGCACCGCACCCGGCGCCCGGGGCCACCTCGCCACCGCCACCGTCCGCTGGCTCGACCCCGAGACCCGCGACCCGCACGAGGAGACCGGCGACCTGGAGGCCGACGCCCTCGACGACTCCGTCTGGAGCGCGAGCCGCGGCCTGCGGACCGCCGCCACGGCCGCCTACTTCGCCGACGCCCTCGGCCGCGGCGACCACGACCTGCCCGACGCCCCGCGGCTGGACGAACTCGCCGACCACGCCGACGACTTGGCCGACAGCACGGAGAGCGAGGAGATCCGCAGGCTCGCCGAGGCGATCGGCACCGCGAACCGCATGATGTGA
- a CDS encoding ABC transporter permease translates to MSQLAEPPVEVADGYRAGRTLPFRVELVRQLKRRRTQVMGGVLLALPVILLIAFQVGGDPGGNNNRVNLMDTATASGANFAAVNLFSAAGFLLVIPVALFCGDTVASEASWSSLRYLLAAPVPRARLLWSKLAVGLTLSLAAMLLLPVVALAVGTAAYGWGPLELPTGGTLSTGTAAQRLLIVVAYIMVSQLVTAALAFYLSTRTDAPLGAVGGAVFLTIIGSVLDEVTALGDWRDFLPAHWQYAWLDAVRPQLEWSDMIQGTSVSVTYAVVLFALAFRGFARKDVVS, encoded by the coding sequence ATGAGCCAGCTCGCCGAGCCGCCCGTCGAGGTCGCCGACGGCTACCGCGCGGGCCGTACCCTGCCCTTCCGCGTGGAGCTGGTCCGGCAGCTGAAGCGGCGCCGCACGCAGGTCATGGGCGGCGTCCTGCTCGCCCTGCCGGTCATCCTGCTCATCGCCTTCCAGGTCGGCGGCGACCCGGGCGGCAACAACAACCGCGTCAACCTCATGGACACGGCGACGGCGTCCGGGGCCAACTTCGCCGCCGTCAACCTCTTCTCCGCCGCCGGCTTCCTGCTGGTCATCCCCGTCGCCCTGTTCTGCGGCGACACCGTCGCCTCGGAGGCGAGCTGGTCCTCCCTGCGCTACCTGCTCGCGGCCCCCGTGCCCCGAGCCCGGCTGCTGTGGTCCAAGCTCGCCGTCGGACTCACCCTGAGCCTGGCCGCGATGCTCCTGCTCCCGGTCGTCGCCCTCGCCGTGGGAACGGCCGCCTACGGCTGGGGACCACTCGAACTGCCCACCGGCGGCACCCTGTCCACCGGCACGGCCGCCCAGCGCCTGCTCATCGTGGTCGCGTACATCATGGTGTCCCAACTGGTCACCGCCGCGCTCGCGTTCTACCTCTCGACCAGGACGGACGCCCCGCTCGGCGCGGTCGGCGGCGCGGTGTTCCTCACCATCATCGGCAGCGTCCTGGACGAGGTGACGGCCCTCGGTGACTGGCGCGACTTCCTGCCCGCGCACTGGCAGTACGCCTGGCTCGACGCCGTCCGGCCCCAGCTGGAGTGGTCGGACATGATCCAGGGCACGTCCGTCTCGGTAACGTACGCGGTCGTGCTGTTCGCCCTGGCCTTCCGCGGTTTCGCCCGCAAGGACGTCGTCTCCTAG
- a CDS encoding CocE/NonD family hydrolase produces the protein MDLRLPGLNGPLRRPRRLLAAGAAVVVLAGAGTWTAVAGDEAPPVRRTDRLLNTQDGVRIDTSFFTSGGDRRRPAVLLGHGFGGSKRDVRQQAQDLARDGYAVLTWSARGFGKSNGKIGLNDPKGEVADVSKLIDWLARQPQVELDKKGDPRVGMAGGSYGGAIALLTAGHDKRVDAIAPAITYWNLADALFPNGVFKKLWAGIFVNSGGGCEKFEPALCRMYERVAESGKPDAEARKLLEEHSPSAVGKNIKVPTLLMQGQSDSLFPLGQADQAAKAIRANGAPVDVDWIAGGHDGGDMETGRVQDRAKTWFDRYLKDDKGADTGPAFRVTRTLGTGSGDGEPRLTGVTSDRYPGLEAGQRSIALAGREQSFDNPPGASPPGVSALPGLGGAGGLSQLATLGIGVSLDFPGQFAAFESAPQREDLQITGSPTATVHVKSTSDDAVLFAKLYDVGPGGGTQQVLPSQLVTPIRVEDAKAGKDVRITLPAIDHEVDDGHRLRLVLASTDLGYASPTAPATYTVSLKGDLKVPSALGERDSRAGLPAWVWWLPLAGAGIALALILTGRRRTVAPAPPDPALAEVPLQITDLTKRYAKASDRYAVKELSFRVEKGQVLGLLGPNGAGKTTTLRMLMGLIKPDGGEIRVFGHAISAGAPVLSRVGAFVEGAGFLPHLSGRENLELYWRATGRPPKDAHLEEALEIAGLGDALARAVRTYSQGMRQRLAIAQAMLGLPDLLILDEPTNGLDPPQIREMREVMIRYAAAGRTVIVSSHLLAEVEQTCTHLVVMDHGQLVQAGPVEDIVGSGDTLLVGTATPVDEPVVEKVAALPGVASAVRADEGLLVQLDADGTPQRLVADLVRLDVAVRSVGPHRRLEDAFLTLIGAEA, from the coding sequence ATGGATCTTCGACTGCCCGGACTGAACGGGCCGCTTCGGAGGCCCCGGAGGCTCCTCGCCGCCGGGGCCGCCGTCGTCGTCCTCGCGGGCGCGGGAACGTGGACGGCCGTCGCCGGCGACGAAGCGCCCCCGGTGCGCCGCACGGACCGGCTCCTGAACACCCAGGACGGCGTGCGGATCGACACCTCCTTCTTCACCTCCGGAGGAGACCGCCGCCGCCCGGCCGTCCTGCTCGGACACGGCTTCGGCGGCAGCAAGCGCGACGTACGGCAGCAGGCCCAGGACCTCGCCCGGGACGGCTACGCGGTCCTGACCTGGTCGGCCCGCGGTTTCGGCAAGTCGAACGGCAAGATCGGTCTGAACGACCCCAAGGGCGAGGTCGCCGACGTCTCCAAGCTCATCGACTGGCTCGCGCGGCAGCCCCAGGTCGAGCTCGACAAGAAGGGCGACCCCCGCGTCGGCATGGCCGGCGGCTCCTACGGCGGCGCCATCGCCCTGCTCACGGCCGGGCACGACAAGCGCGTGGACGCCATCGCCCCGGCGATCACCTACTGGAACCTCGCCGACGCCCTCTTCCCGAACGGCGTGTTCAAGAAGCTCTGGGCCGGCATCTTCGTCAACTCCGGCGGTGGCTGTGAAAAGTTCGAGCCCGCGCTGTGCCGCATGTACGAGCGGGTCGCCGAGTCGGGCAAGCCCGACGCCGAGGCGCGCAAGCTGCTCGAAGAGCACTCCCCGTCCGCCGTCGGCAAGAACATCAAGGTGCCGACCCTGCTGATGCAGGGCCAGTCCGACTCCCTCTTCCCCCTCGGCCAGGCAGACCAGGCCGCGAAGGCCATCCGCGCGAACGGCGCCCCCGTCGACGTCGACTGGATCGCCGGCGGCCACGACGGCGGCGACATGGAGACCGGCCGCGTCCAGGACCGCGCGAAGACCTGGTTCGACCGCTACCTGAAGGACGACAAGGGCGCCGACACAGGCCCCGCCTTCCGCGTCACCCGCACCCTCGGCACCGGCTCCGGCGACGGAGAACCCCGCCTGACCGGCGTGACCTCGGACCGCTACCCCGGCCTGGAGGCCGGGCAGCGCTCCATCGCCCTGGCCGGCCGCGAGCAGAGCTTCGACAATCCGCCCGGCGCCAGCCCGCCCGGCGTCTCCGCCCTGCCCGGCCTCGGCGGCGCCGGCGGCCTCAGCCAGCTCGCCACGCTCGGCATCGGCGTCTCCCTCGACTTCCCCGGCCAGTTCGCCGCGTTCGAGTCGGCGCCGCAGCGCGAGGACCTGCAGATCACCGGCTCGCCCACCGCGACCGTGCACGTGAAGTCCACCAGCGACGACGCCGTGCTCTTCGCCAAGCTCTACGACGTCGGCCCCGGCGGCGGCACCCAGCAGGTGCTGCCCTCCCAGCTCGTCACGCCCATCCGGGTCGAGGACGCCAAGGCCGGCAAGGACGTCCGGATCACCCTCCCGGCGATCGACCACGAGGTCGACGACGGCCACCGGCTGCGTCTGGTCCTCGCCTCCACGGACCTCGGCTACGCCTCCCCGACCGCCCCGGCGACGTACACCGTCTCCCTCAAGGGCGACCTGAAGGTCCCCTCGGCGCTCGGCGAGCGCGACAGCCGGGCCGGGCTGCCCGCCTGGGTCTGGTGGCTGCCGCTCGCCGGCGCCGGCATCGCGCTCGCGCTGATCCTCACGGGACGCCGCCGCACGGTGGCACCGGCCCCGCCGGACCCCGCACTGGCCGAAGTCCCCCTCCAGATCACCGACCTGACCAAGCGCTACGCGAAGGCGTCGGACCGGTACGCGGTCAAGGAGCTCTCCTTCCGCGTGGAGAAGGGCCAGGTCCTCGGCCTGCTCGGCCCCAACGGGGCGGGCAAGACCACCACCCTGCGCATGCTGATGGGCCTGATCAAGCCCGACGGCGGCGAGATCCGCGTCTTCGGCCACGCCATCAGCGCCGGCGCCCCGGTCCTGTCCCGGGTCGGCGCCTTCGTCGAGGGCGCGGGCTTCCTGCCCCACCTGTCCGGCCGCGAGAACCTGGAGCTGTACTGGCGCGCCACCGGCCGCCCGCCCAAGGACGCTCACCTGGAGGAGGCCCTGGAGATCGCGGGCCTGGGCGACGCCCTCGCCCGGGCCGTGCGCACCTACTCCCAGGGCATGCGCCAGCGCCTCGCCATCGCCCAGGCCATGCTCGGCCTGCCGGACCTGCTCATCCTCGACGAGCCGACCAACGGCCTCGACCCGCCCCAGATCCGCGAGATGCGCGAGGTGATGATCCGCTACGCCGCCGCCGGCCGCACGGTCATCGTCTCCAGCCATCTCCTCGCGGAGGTCGAGCAGACCTGCACCCACCTGGTCGTGATGGACCACGGACAGCTCGTCCAGGCGGGCCCGGTCGAGGACATCGTCGGGTCGGGCGACACCCTCCTCGTCGGTACGGCCACGCCCGTGGACGAGCCCGTCGTGGAGAAGGTCGCCGCCCTGCCGGGCGTCGCCTCGGCCGTGCGCGCCGACGAAGGCCTCCTCGTCCAGCTCGACGCCGACGGCACCCCGCAGCGCCTGGTCGCCGACCTCGTACGGCTGGACGTGGCGGTGCGGTCGGTCGGCCCCCACCGCCGCCTGGAGGACGCCTTCCTCACCCTGATCGGAGCCGAAGCATGA
- a CDS encoding DNA-binding protein, protein MTPAIVPTLDEVRAWPATVSVPQAATALGVSKEHLRQLIIRGESPVTLVPLGTRQRVVTASLVRLLETT, encoded by the coding sequence TTGACGCCCGCTATCGTCCCGACCCTCGACGAGGTCCGCGCCTGGCCGGCCACGGTGAGCGTGCCACAGGCGGCAACCGCGCTCGGTGTCTCGAAGGAGCACCTTCGCCAGCTGATCATCCGTGGCGAGTCGCCGGTGACGCTCGTCCCGCTTGGCACCCGGCAGCGTGTGGTCACGGCGTCGCTCGTTCGGCTACTGGAAACCACCTGA
- a CDS encoding restriction endonuclease: MLQSTEVARYHAMNPRDFEHAIAFLCERDGCLGVQVVGGAGDLGADVIATAPDGQRVVIQCKRYGPTTKVGSPDLQRFGGTCYSVHGAQVAAVVTTSVFTRPAAEYAGHHGIRLFDESALAAWATRTGPAPWMP; the protein is encoded by the coding sequence ATGTTGCAGTCCACCGAGGTGGCTCGCTATCACGCCATGAACCCGCGCGACTTCGAGCACGCCATCGCCTTCCTCTGCGAGCGCGACGGCTGCTTGGGAGTCCAAGTGGTCGGAGGCGCCGGGGACCTGGGCGCCGATGTCATTGCCACCGCACCAGACGGCCAGCGGGTCGTCATCCAGTGCAAGCGGTACGGTCCCACCACGAAGGTCGGCTCGCCCGATCTTCAGCGGTTCGGAGGGACCTGCTACAGCGTCCACGGCGCCCAGGTCGCCGCAGTCGTCACCACCTCGGTCTTCACCCGGCCAGCGGCCGAGTACGCAGGGCACCACGGCATCCGGCTCTTCGATGAGAGCGCCCTCGCCGCGTGGGCGACCCGCACCGGACCAGCTCCGTGGATGCCGTAA
- a CDS encoding PH domain-containing protein: MATFNVHPDIDAAAEKLSSTVGAKREIQRLPEVLWEGETVEMLATGVYGKGNGLLAMTNQRLIFYFHGVMSQKVEDFPYSRISSVQWSGGMLMGTLAVFASGNKAEIKQVPKDQGKTLADQLRQRISGGAPSSPAQPAPAAAPAGDIASRLATLDQLRAAGAITDEEYRDRRTKILDSL, translated from the coding sequence ATGGCGACGTTCAACGTGCATCCGGACATCGACGCGGCGGCCGAGAAGCTGTCCAGCACTGTGGGCGCGAAGCGTGAGATTCAGCGGCTGCCCGAGGTGCTGTGGGAGGGCGAGACCGTAGAGATGCTCGCCACGGGGGTGTACGGCAAGGGCAACGGCCTGCTGGCGATGACGAATCAGCGGTTGATCTTCTACTTCCATGGGGTGATGTCGCAGAAGGTTGAAGACTTCCCCTACAGCCGCATCAGCTCGGTGCAGTGGTCGGGCGGCATGCTGATGGGGACACTGGCGGTGTTCGCCTCGGGTAACAAGGCTGAGATCAAGCAGGTGCCCAAGGACCAGGGGAAGACGCTCGCGGATCAACTGCGGCAGCGAATCTCGGGTGGCGCCCCGAGCTCCCCGGCTCAGCCCGCACCTGCCGCTGCGCCGGCCGGGGACATCGCGTCACGTCTGGCGACCCTGGACCAGCTGCGTGCGGCTGGTGCGATCACGGACGAGGAGTACCGAGACCGCCGGACGAAGATCCTCGACAGTCTCTAG
- a CDS encoding transposase yields MPLTDAQWARIAPLLPDRTPKRGGRWRDHREVIDAIAYKFQTGTQWMHLPEKYGNWRGVYNRLRMWAADGTWERVVSALMAQADEEADLNWVVSVDSTIVRASRLPHQRVALLVAKRREDDRRWPVQEFREISSSFCHEHAVEEIHPPYLILWPRAILQIVPGSDSWIRRSVFGSILVVLAVGEAV; encoded by the coding sequence GTGCCGTTGACTGACGCGCAGTGGGCGCGGATCGCGCCGTTACTTCCGGACCGGACGCCGAAGCGGGGTGGGCGGTGGCGGGATCACCGTGAGGTGATCGACGCGATCGCCTACAAGTTCCAGACCGGGACGCAGTGGATGCACCTCCCGGAGAAGTACGGCAACTGGCGGGGTGTCTACAACCGGCTGCGGATGTGGGCGGCGGACGGCACGTGGGAGCGCGTGGTCTCGGCGCTGATGGCCCAGGCCGACGAGGAGGCCGACCTGAACTGGGTGGTCTCGGTGGACTCCACCATCGTCCGTGCTAGCAGGCTCCCTCACCAACGGGTCGCCCTACTGGTCGCAAAGAGACGCGAGGATGACCGCCGATGGCCAGTCCAGGAATTCCGCGAGATCAGCTCATCCTTTTGTCACGAACATGCGGTAGAAGAGATTCATCCCCCTTACCTCATCCTCTGGCCAAGGGCAATCCTTCAGATCGTGCCGGGATCCGACTCGTGGATCCGAAGAAGTGTCTTCGGGAGCATTCTTGTAGTCCTTGCTGTCGGCGAAGCAGTGTAG
- a CDS encoding IS5 family transposase codes for MRLVGFDLRISRQMARLSPPGWRVVPAATGRRASAVLGFRRWLGTKVDVHPQRPVVCFCPGPRGVDGLHACTVVVAEAVRRVQWVTEERERAPIERAALREDPTKIHLAADGRCRPLAFVLTGGQVNDAPAFTEVMARLRVPRRRGRPRTRPDAVLADKAYPSRAIRGHLRGRGIRAVIPIRADQNIHRLRRGSRGGRPPAFDREAYKQRNTVERCINRLKQWRGIATRYEKTATIYLAGLHVAAIFLWSAR; via the coding sequence ATGCGGTTGGTTGGGTTTGACCTGCGGATTTCTAGGCAGATGGCACGCCTCTCGCCGCCCGGCTGGAGAGTTGTCCCAGCAGCAACCGGGCGACGGGCATCCGCGGTACTCGGTTTTCGGCGCTGGCTCGGTACGAAGGTAGACGTACACCCACAGAGGCCCGTCGTCTGCTTCTGTCCGGGGCCTCGGGGTGTAGACGGCCTGCATGCCTGCACCGTCGTCGTGGCGGAGGCTGTCCGGCGGGTTCAGTGGGTCACCGAAGAGCGGGAGCGTGCGCCCATCGAGCGGGCCGCCTTGCGCGAGGATCCCACCAAGATCCACCTCGCGGCCGACGGCCGCTGCCGCCCACTGGCCTTCGTCCTGACCGGTGGACAGGTCAACGACGCGCCTGCCTTCACCGAGGTCATGGCACGCCTGCGCGTCCCTCGCCGCCGGGGCAGGCCCCGCACCCGGCCGGACGCGGTCCTGGCGGACAAGGCCTACCCGTCCCGCGCGATCCGCGGGCATCTGCGCGGCCGTGGCATCCGGGCGGTCATCCCGATCAGGGCGGACCAGAACATCCACCGGTTGAGGCGCGGCAGCCGGGGCGGGCGCCCACCTGCCTTCGACCGCGAGGCTTACAAGCAGCGCAACACCGTCGAGCGGTGCATCAACCGCCTCAAGCAGTGGCGCGGTATCGCCACCCGCTACGAGAAGACCGCCACCATTTACCTGGCCGGCCTCCACGTCGCAGCTATCTTCCTCTGGTCAGCCCGCTGA
- a CDS encoding DUF2742 domain-containing protein translates to MTELLGNQRQAVPAYGTPEWQQLPGNDPRKAAAILTPPSRGADTVTTTCR, encoded by the coding sequence TTGACCGAGCTCCTCGGCAACCAGCGCCAGGCTGTGCCCGCCTACGGCACGCCCGAGTGGCAGCAGTTGCCGGGCAACGACCCGCGCAAGGCCGCGGCCATCCTCACGCCGCCGAGTCGTGGCGCCGATACGGTCACGACGACCTGTCGGTGA
- a CDS encoding site-specific integrase has product MPLTTEQLAERVTAQGRPMRANTITKIEKMQRRVDVDDLVALAVALEARPDALLLPPTIAEDELQLTDGTVVTAYLAWRWMNGGGSPDRPPRGGRRHRVQPLPGTRTTVWPARLLRRVSGSDGSQVPAHRGEPVASIQKRPNGKWRARYRDEAGKEHARHFTKKVDAQRWLDEVSASVLTGQYGDPRAGRVTFRAYAEQWRQAKPHRPTTQVKAEQHLRVHAYPAFGDRPLARIRRSDVQSWVTGLEKGGMKPSTVRTTFNTVHTVRAVFRAAVSDRVIAASPCTDVDLPEVPRRKVVPLTVDQVRALAAAMPKRYRALITVGAGTVLRPGELFGLQVRHVDFFKRQRRVE; this is encoded by the coding sequence ATGCCCCTGACCACTGAGCAGCTCGCCGAGCGCGTAACGGCCCAGGGCCGCCCGATGCGCGCGAACACCATCACGAAGATCGAGAAGATGCAGCGGCGTGTCGACGTCGACGATCTCGTCGCACTGGCCGTAGCCCTTGAGGCTCGCCCCGACGCCCTGTTGCTGCCGCCGACGATCGCCGAAGACGAGTTGCAACTGACCGACGGCACGGTCGTCACGGCCTACCTGGCCTGGCGTTGGATGAACGGGGGGGGATCGCCCGATCGACCTCCCCGAGGAGGACGACGGCACCGCGTACAACCGCTTCCAGGAACGCGCACAACCGTCTGGCCTGCGCGCCTACTGCGGCGTGTCAGTGGAAGCGATGGAAGCCAAGTTCCAGCGCACCGGGGGGAACCAGTGGCGAGCATTCAGAAGAGGCCGAACGGTAAGTGGCGGGCTCGGTACCGAGACGAAGCGGGGAAGGAGCACGCCCGGCACTTCACCAAGAAGGTCGACGCGCAACGGTGGCTCGACGAGGTCAGCGCCTCGGTACTCACCGGCCAGTACGGCGACCCGCGCGCCGGCCGCGTCACGTTCCGGGCCTACGCGGAGCAGTGGCGGCAGGCCAAGCCGCACCGCCCCACGACGCAGGTGAAGGCGGAGCAGCACCTACGGGTGCACGCCTACCCGGCATTTGGTGACCGGCCGTTGGCGCGGATCCGGCGCAGCGACGTGCAGAGCTGGGTCACCGGGCTGGAGAAGGGTGGCATGAAGCCGTCGACCGTGCGCACGACCTTCAACACCGTGCACACCGTGCGCGCGGTCTTCCGAGCCGCGGTTTCCGACCGGGTCATCGCTGCTTCGCCGTGCACGGATGTCGACCTGCCCGAGGTGCCGCGCCGCAAGGTCGTGCCGCTCACCGTGGATCAGGTCCGCGCGCTGGCCGCGGCGATGCCCAAGCGGTACCGGGCCCTCATCACCGTGGGCGCCGGCACGGTCCTGAGGCCGGGCGAGCTGTTTGGGCTACAGGTGCGGCACGTCGACTTCTTCAAACGGCAGCGGCGCGTCGAGTAG
- a CDS encoding site-specific integrase: MQQTKGGGTRVCPPKTKESERVIPLPDVVLHALVAHLKVFPGGPDDFLFRDPKGGPVVATRLMDSAWRPARNTAGLPEVTMHQLRHTYASLLIAAGESVKVVSERLGHTNAAMTLNVYSHLFPDSEDRTRRAIDGAFSSPDQGAADSGRTDDAL; this comes from the coding sequence GTGCAGCAGACGAAGGGCGGCGGCACCCGCGTGTGCCCGCCCAAGACGAAGGAGTCAGAGCGGGTCATCCCGCTGCCGGACGTGGTGCTGCACGCCCTCGTTGCGCACCTGAAGGTGTTCCCGGGCGGGCCGGACGACTTCCTGTTCCGAGACCCGAAGGGCGGCCCTGTGGTCGCTACGCGGCTCATGGACAGCGCATGGCGGCCAGCCCGGAACACGGCTGGCCTGCCCGAGGTGACGATGCACCAGCTGCGGCACACCTACGCCTCGCTGCTGATCGCGGCGGGCGAGTCGGTGAAGGTCGTGTCGGAGCGCCTCGGGCACACGAACGCTGCGATGACCTTGAACGTGTACAGCCACCTGTTCCCCGACTCGGAGGACCGGACAAGGCGTGCCATCGACGGCGCGTTCAGCTCCCCGGATCAAGGTGCTGCGGACTCTGGGCGGACTGACGACGCCCTCTGA
- the mmsA gene encoding CoA-acylating methylmalonate-semialdehyde dehydrogenase: MTKIVNHWIGGKTVEGASGTHGPVTNPATGEVTTKVAFASVDEVDAAVAAAKEAYLTWGQSSLAQRTSIMFKFRALLDANRDAIAELITAEHGKVHSDALGEVARGLEIVDLACGINVQLKGELSTQVASRVDVSSIRQPLGVVAGITPFNFPAMVPMWMFPIAIACGNTFVLKPSEKDPSASLKIAELLSEAGLPDGVFNVVHGDKVAVDRLLEHPDVKAVSFVGSTPIARYIHTTASANGKRVQALGGAKNHMLVLPDADLDAAADAAVSAAYGSAGERCMAISAVVAVGSIGDELVEKIRERAEKIKIGPGDDPASEMGPLITKVHRDKVASYVEGAAAEGCEVVLDGTGHTVDGFENGHWIGISLLDKVPTSAKAYQDEIFGPVLTVLRTETYEEALDLINASPFGNGTAIFTRDGGAARRFQLEVEAGMVGINVPIPVPVGYHSFGGWKDSLFGDHHIYGNDGTHFYTRGKVVTTRWPDPADAPAGVDLGFPRNH; encoded by the coding sequence ATGACGAAGATCGTCAACCACTGGATCGGCGGCAAGACCGTCGAAGGCGCCTCGGGCACGCACGGGCCGGTGACCAACCCGGCAACCGGCGAGGTGACGACGAAGGTCGCGTTCGCCTCGGTCGACGAGGTGGACGCGGCGGTCGCCGCCGCCAAGGAGGCCTACCTGACCTGGGGCCAGTCCTCGCTGGCCCAGCGCACCTCGATCATGTTCAAGTTCCGGGCGCTGCTGGACGCCAACCGGGACGCGATCGCCGAGCTGATCACCGCCGAGCACGGCAAGGTGCACAGCGACGCCCTCGGCGAGGTCGCCCGCGGCCTGGAGATCGTCGACCTGGCCTGCGGCATCAACGTGCAGCTGAAGGGCGAGCTGTCGACGCAGGTCGCCAGCCGCGTCGACGTCTCCTCGATCCGCCAGCCGCTGGGCGTCGTCGCGGGCATCACCCCGTTCAACTTCCCGGCGATGGTGCCGATGTGGATGTTCCCCATCGCCATCGCCTGCGGCAACACCTTCGTGCTGAAGCCGTCCGAGAAGGACCCGTCGGCCTCGCTGAAGATCGCCGAACTGCTGTCCGAGGCGGGCCTGCCGGACGGCGTCTTCAACGTCGTCCACGGCGACAAGGTGGCCGTGGACCGCCTGCTGGAGCACCCGGACGTCAAGGCCGTCTCCTTCGTCGGCTCGACCCCGATCGCCCGCTACATCCACACCACCGCCTCCGCCAACGGCAAGCGCGTGCAGGCCCTCGGCGGCGCCAAGAACCACATGCTGGTCCTCCCGGACGCCGACCTCGACGCCGCCGCCGACGCCGCCGTGTCCGCCGCCTACGGCTCCGCGGGCGAGCGCTGCATGGCCATCTCCGCCGTGGTCGCGGTCGGCTCGATCGGCGACGAGCTGGTGGAGAAGATCCGCGAGCGCGCCGAGAAGATCAAGATCGGTCCCGGCGACGACCCGGCCTCCGAGATGGGCCCGCTCATCACCAAGGTCCACCGCGACAAGGTCGCCTCCTACGTCGAGGGCGCGGCGGCCGAGGGCTGTGAGGTCGTCCTGGACGGCACCGGCCACACGGTCGACGGCTTCGAGAACGGCCACTGGATCGGCATCTCGCTGCTCGACAAGGTGCCCACCTCAGCCAAGGCCTACCAGGACGAGATCTTCGGTCCGGTGCTGACCGTGCTGCGCACCGAGACCTACGAGGAGGCCCTGGACCTGATCAACGCCTCGCCGTTCGGCAACGGCACCGCGATCTTCACCCGCGACGGCGGCGCGGCCCGTCGCTTCCAGTTGGAGGTCGAGGCCGGCATGGTCGGCATCAACGTCCCGATCCCGGTCCCCGTCGGCTACCACAGCTTCGGCGGCTGGAAGGACTCGCTCTTCGGCGACCACCACATCTACGGCAACGACGGCACGCACTTCTACACCCGCGGCAAGGTCGTCACCACCCGCTGGCCGGACCCGGCCGACGCCCCCGCGGGCGTGGACCTGGGCTTCCCGCGCAACCACTGA